A single window of Candidatus Rhabdochlamydia oedothoracis DNA harbors:
- a CDS encoding ribonucleoside-diphosphate reductase subunit alpha — protein MTQEDPVKLKEGNSSPKASLQHFTVVKRNGSIVPFRQERILRAIECAFRDTKKVDKETPLSNSLHQSIDQIVNLVIEDLYKLAVQGTSLTVEGIQDQVEVCLMKAGHHDVARDYIIYRDQHKALRDDSVQSLKMIREDGVEVRFNPMKIASSLEKAFRSSMEITGFSPKQVVEAINLLTQNVVARALSLSKTGVVLSSILIEDEIEQQLMKADFYSVAKHFILHRALLGRQNQLKFSYPIPEDRTTREFTILDQEQNKRTITEKQLFTRIKVACRGLEELVSADELLENTVSNFYEGIKEKEVDLAQIMAARTKIEIEPAYSKVAARLLLDVLYRETMEISSSDPDLESSHRSYFKKYIKEGIKLSRLHPDLLKFDLDLLCHAMQLQRDDQFTYLGLQTLYDRYFIHHEQRRLETPQIFWMRIAMGLAMQEEQKNERAIEFYNVLSTFLFMSSTPTLFNSGTLHSQLSSCYLLTVQDDLGCIFKMIADNAQLSKWAGGIGNDWTNIRATGSLIKGTNGCSQGVIPFLKVANDTAVAVNQGGKRKGAMCAYLETWHLDIEDFLELRKNTGDERRRAHDMNTANWIPDLFMKRVKENGLWTLFSPNDVPDLHDLYGMDFEDRYKEYEQMATSGKIKLFKQMEAVQLWRKMLSMLFETGHPWITFKDPSNIRSAQDHVGVVHSSNLCTEILLNTSSDETAVCNLGSVNLIQHMNPQGINEEKLSATIRTAVRMLDNVIDINFYPTLEASHANLRHRPIGLGMMGFQDALYALNISYASHEAIAFADKSMEMISYYAILASSELAREKGTYSSYKGSKWEKELLPIDTISLLENQRGTNLDMDHTSTMNWNIVRASIKNHGMRNSYTMAIAPTATISNITAVTQSIEPSYKNLFVKSNLSGEFTVPNVYLVDRLKELGIWDQQMLDDLKYFDGSIAEIDRIPQEIKQVYLTAFEIDPEWLIECASRRQKWIDMGQSLNLYLAQPSGKKLHQMYFFAWQKGLKTTYYLRSLGATQIEKSTTDINKRGLQPRWMKHKSASSNIALQRKSCNLDEGCESCQ, from the coding sequence ATGACTCAAGAAGATCCTGTGAAACTAAAAGAGGGCAACTCTTCACCTAAGGCCTCCCTACAGCATTTCACTGTTGTCAAACGCAATGGTAGCATTGTTCCTTTTCGTCAAGAGAGAATTTTAAGAGCTATTGAATGTGCCTTTCGCGACACCAAGAAAGTCGATAAAGAAACCCCTCTTAGCAATTCTTTACACCAATCTATCGATCAAATCGTTAACCTAGTGATTGAAGATTTGTATAAATTAGCTGTCCAAGGAACATCTTTAACCGTTGAAGGAATTCAAGATCAGGTTGAAGTCTGCTTAATGAAAGCAGGTCATCATGATGTAGCGCGAGATTATATTATTTATCGCGATCAACACAAAGCCTTGCGCGATGACTCTGTTCAGAGCTTAAAAATGATTAGAGAAGATGGAGTAGAGGTACGCTTTAATCCTATGAAAATCGCCTCTTCTTTGGAAAAAGCCTTTCGCTCTTCTATGGAAATCACAGGGTTTTCTCCAAAGCAAGTGGTAGAAGCCATTAATTTGCTCACACAGAATGTAGTTGCAAGAGCGCTGAGTCTTTCTAAAACAGGCGTTGTCCTTAGCTCTATTTTGATCGAAGATGAAATCGAGCAACAATTGATGAAAGCCGATTTTTATAGCGTAGCAAAGCACTTTATCTTGCATAGAGCCTTACTTGGCAGACAAAATCAACTCAAGTTCTCTTATCCTATCCCAGAAGATAGAACAACGCGTGAATTTACCATTCTTGATCAAGAGCAAAACAAGCGCACTATTACGGAAAAACAATTATTTACCCGTATTAAAGTAGCTTGTCGCGGATTAGAAGAGTTGGTATCTGCCGATGAACTTCTAGAAAACACGGTTTCTAATTTTTACGAAGGAATTAAGGAAAAAGAGGTTGACCTAGCCCAAATTATGGCAGCCCGTACAAAAATTGAAATTGAGCCTGCTTATTCTAAAGTAGCTGCCCGCTTGTTATTAGATGTCCTCTACCGAGAAACCATGGAAATTAGCTCTTCAGATCCTGATTTAGAGTCATCTCATCGCAGCTACTTTAAAAAGTATATCAAAGAAGGAATCAAACTAAGCAGATTACACCCTGATTTATTAAAGTTTGACCTTGATCTACTCTGTCATGCTATGCAACTGCAAAGAGATGATCAATTTACCTACCTTGGACTACAAACCCTATACGATCGCTACTTTATCCATCATGAACAGCGTAGGCTAGAAACACCGCAAATTTTCTGGATGCGTATTGCCATGGGTCTTGCTATGCAAGAAGAGCAAAAAAATGAACGTGCCATTGAATTCTATAACGTCCTTTCTACTTTTCTCTTTATGTCCAGTACTCCTACGTTATTTAACTCTGGAACGCTTCACTCACAATTATCCTCTTGTTATCTGTTAACGGTACAAGACGATTTGGGTTGTATTTTTAAAATGATCGCCGATAATGCACAGTTATCCAAATGGGCTGGAGGAATTGGCAATGATTGGACAAATATTAGAGCAACAGGCTCTCTTATTAAAGGAACAAATGGGTGTAGTCAAGGGGTTATCCCGTTCTTAAAGGTAGCCAATGACACAGCGGTTGCTGTCAATCAAGGTGGCAAGCGCAAAGGTGCGATGTGCGCCTATTTAGAAACATGGCATCTAGATATCGAAGATTTTCTAGAACTGCGCAAAAATACAGGTGATGAAAGACGGCGTGCTCATGACATGAATACAGCTAACTGGATTCCTGATCTATTTATGAAACGAGTTAAAGAAAATGGATTGTGGACCTTGTTTAGCCCAAATGACGTTCCCGATCTACACGATCTTTACGGGATGGATTTTGAAGATCGGTATAAAGAGTATGAACAGATGGCAACATCTGGAAAAATCAAACTATTCAAACAAATGGAAGCAGTTCAACTTTGGCGCAAAATGCTCAGCATGCTATTTGAAACAGGACACCCTTGGATCACTTTTAAAGATCCGTCTAATATTCGCTCTGCACAAGATCACGTGGGCGTCGTGCATAGCTCCAATCTCTGTACAGAGATTTTGCTCAATACTTCCTCCGATGAAACCGCTGTATGTAACTTAGGCTCGGTTAACTTAATCCAGCATATGAATCCTCAAGGAATCAATGAAGAAAAACTAAGCGCTACCATTCGCACAGCTGTGCGCATGCTGGATAATGTAATCGATATCAATTTTTATCCTACATTAGAAGCGAGTCATGCAAACTTAAGACATCGCCCCATTGGCTTAGGAATGATGGGATTCCAGGATGCTCTCTATGCATTGAATATTAGCTATGCAAGTCATGAAGCTATTGCTTTTGCGGATAAAAGTATGGAAATGATTTCTTATTACGCTATTTTGGCCTCTAGTGAATTAGCACGTGAAAAAGGCACCTATTCCTCTTACAAAGGCTCAAAATGGGAAAAAGAATTATTACCTATAGATACGATCTCTCTGCTTGAAAACCAGCGCGGAACCAATCTTGATATGGATCACACCTCGACTATGAATTGGAACATTGTACGCGCATCGATCAAAAATCATGGTATGCGTAACTCTTACACCATGGCCATTGCTCCCACAGCAACCATTTCCAATATCACAGCAGTTACACAATCGATTGAACCCTCTTATAAAAATCTATTTGTTAAATCTAATTTATCCGGTGAATTCACAGTTCCTAATGTATACCTTGTAGATCGTCTTAAAGAACTTGGCATTTGGGATCAACAAATGCTCGATGACCTTAAATACTTTGATGGTTCTATTGCAGAAATCGATCGTATCCCTCAAGAAATTAAACAAGTCTACCTAACCGCCTTTGAAATTGACCCAGAATGGCTTATTGAATGCGCTAGTCGTCGGCAAAAATGGATTGACATGGGGCAATCTTTAAATCTGTATCTAGCCCAGCCAAGTGGTAAGAAGTTACATCAAATGTACTTCTTTGCTTGGCAAAAAGGGTTAAAAACCACCTATTATCTGCGCTCTTTGGGAGCTACTCAGATTGAAAAATCGACAACAGATATCAACAAACGAGGGCTGCAGCCTAGATGGATGAAACACAAATCTGCCTCGAGTAATATTGCATTGCAGCGCAAGAGTTGTAACCTAGATGAAGGATGTGAAAGTTGCCAATAA
- a CDS encoding CDP-alcohol phosphatidyltransferase family protein, with amino-acid sequence MRRVYLIPNMITAFGLACGLFVIFKVNMVEPGSGLFQVLRISVLLLLVAAFADLLDGAVARAFRAESEFGFIFDSLADAISFGVAPSVLLLKTLSLEPGTGLSFLAVLGAMLYSICGILRLVRFNVKTTEPNAEALSEKKHFTGLPIPAAALAAVSLNFLFASNFFHNYFSLSEEAHAITLSIVMIILGYFMVSRWKFPSSKALHFRVPSFQLVFGTVISAIFIFYGTLYFFPIMLTIVTWSYILLGWTLSIIRLIAGRKSKTLVDFEPEHED; translated from the coding sequence ATGCGAAGGGTTTATCTCATTCCCAACATGATCACAGCTTTTGGTTTAGCTTGTGGATTATTTGTGATTTTTAAAGTAAACATGGTAGAGCCCGGTTCTGGATTATTTCAAGTATTGCGTATATCGGTGCTTTTATTATTAGTAGCGGCCTTTGCAGATTTGCTAGATGGTGCTGTTGCTCGCGCGTTTCGAGCAGAGAGCGAATTTGGATTTATTTTTGACTCATTAGCAGACGCCATATCTTTTGGAGTAGCCCCCTCTGTTTTGCTTTTAAAAACATTATCATTAGAGCCTGGAACAGGATTGTCTTTTTTAGCCGTTTTAGGTGCTATGCTCTATTCCATCTGCGGTATTTTACGACTCGTTCGTTTTAATGTAAAAACAACGGAACCAAATGCAGAAGCTTTATCTGAAAAAAAACACTTTACAGGCCTTCCCATTCCCGCTGCTGCTTTAGCCGCGGTTTCTCTAAATTTTTTATTTGCATCTAATTTTTTCCATAACTATTTTTCTCTATCTGAAGAAGCGCATGCTATCACCTTAAGCATTGTAATGATTATTTTAGGGTATTTTATGGTAAGTCGTTGGAAATTTCCCAGTTCCAAAGCTCTACATTTTCGAGTTCCTTCTTTTCAATTGGTTTTTGGGACTGTTATCTCAGCTATTTTTATTTTTTATGGAACGCTGTACTTCTTTCCGATCATGTTAACCATTGTGACATGGAGCTATATTCTTTTGGGATGGACTTTATCGATTATCCGCTTGATTGCAGGCAGGAAATCAAAAACTTTAGTGGATTTCGAGCCCGAGCATGAGGACTAA
- the rmuC gene encoding DNA recombination protein RmuC: MKDLVIVSLAVIGWGLWLFALMSRKKLEISLALAQQKAEEVSNLDLQLKEKEKEIFTLLLQQKSSEERQQAMELAEQHFKLLFQSLSSQALEHNNKQFLSVAETEIAKWRISAQSDLDKRKQSVEEMLVPFKEILVKLDLEMRKYENERKSEREVFKEQVRALTDSEKQLKTETANLVQVLKNPQSRGRWGEMQLKRIVELAGMLNYCDFYEQKHKFTEETSIRPDLLVRLPGGKQIIIDAKVPLEAYLEAMYNPDEKIKEAKFRDHARHIRAHVNALSKKSYWEHFQPAPEFVILFLPAEAFFSAALENDPSLIEVGAEQGVIIATPTTLIALLRTVFYGWRQENLSKQSEKVRELGQELYKRLFDMTGHWCKMGKSLAQAVESYNKAVGSLETRVLVTARKFKDLQLLSEEVDLEPLLEIDKKPRDLQIAELVHPLHKGKDLSS; the protein is encoded by the coding sequence ATGAAGGACCTTGTCATCGTTTCATTAGCTGTTATTGGGTGGGGACTTTGGCTATTTGCTCTTATGAGTCGAAAAAAACTAGAGATTTCCTTAGCTTTAGCCCAGCAGAAAGCAGAAGAAGTATCTAATTTAGATTTGCAATTAAAAGAAAAAGAAAAAGAGATTTTTACGCTTTTGTTGCAGCAAAAAAGTTCTGAGGAAAGACAACAAGCCATGGAGCTAGCAGAACAACATTTTAAGCTTTTATTTCAATCGCTATCTTCTCAAGCACTAGAGCACAATAACAAACAGTTTCTATCTGTTGCTGAAACAGAAATTGCTAAATGGCGTATCTCTGCCCAATCAGATTTAGATAAACGTAAACAGTCAGTAGAAGAAATGCTTGTGCCTTTTAAAGAAATCCTGGTCAAGCTCGATCTAGAGATGCGTAAATATGAAAATGAACGTAAATCTGAGCGAGAGGTTTTTAAAGAACAGGTACGTGCCTTAACCGATAGCGAAAAACAACTTAAAACAGAAACGGCTAATCTTGTGCAAGTGTTGAAAAATCCGCAATCTCGTGGTAGATGGGGGGAGATGCAATTAAAGAGAATTGTTGAATTAGCTGGTATGCTTAACTACTGTGACTTCTACGAGCAAAAACATAAATTTACAGAAGAGACAAGCATCAGGCCCGATCTTCTTGTTCGCTTGCCCGGCGGTAAACAAATTATCATTGATGCCAAAGTTCCTTTAGAAGCGTACTTAGAGGCTATGTACAATCCTGACGAAAAGATTAAGGAAGCTAAATTTCGCGATCATGCACGTCATATAAGAGCTCATGTTAATGCATTGAGTAAAAAGAGTTATTGGGAGCACTTTCAACCCGCTCCTGAATTTGTCATTTTGTTTTTACCAGCAGAAGCTTTTTTTAGTGCAGCACTTGAGAATGATCCTTCTTTAATTGAAGTAGGTGCAGAACAAGGGGTAATCATTGCAACACCAACAACCCTCATTGCACTTTTGCGTACAGTGTTTTATGGTTGGAGACAGGAGAATTTATCCAAGCAATCAGAAAAGGTAAGAGAACTTGGTCAAGAGTTATATAAAAGATTGTTTGATATGACAGGGCATTGGTGTAAAATGGGTAAAAGTTTGGCTCAAGCGGTTGAATCCTATAATAAAGCAGTGGGGTCTTTAGAGACTCGTGTTTTAGTAACAGCGCGCAAGTTTAAGGATTTACAATTGCTCTCTGAAGAAGTGGATTTGGAACCATTATTGGAAATTGATAAAAAACCACGAGATTTGCAAATTGCCGAGCTTGTGCATCCCTTGCATAAAGGCAAAGACTTAAGCTCTTAG
- a CDS encoding ISAs1 family transposase has translation MEGFIHSSSIMMHFSKLPDPRKARNQLDSLHDIISTSILAMLCGQDDYMGFSLWTQMNLDWLQSVNICKYGAPSHDTYERFFAFLNPHSFRTCFMQWTQSIAQAFGGDSIAIDGKTLCGSGNKTIDPIHMVSAFASEQSLVLGHLKCSGKGKELETIQSLLTILNIKGVFVTIDAAGCHKIVVEQICSQGGDYVIALKGNQGHLHAEAHNFFEQAQNVIPEEASCDYWRSEKCTRGRSEIREVWATEKLDWLPQRQIWKKLHSLICVKVQKKSQERNSCEIRYFISSLPANTERLAKEVRNHWSIENKLHWQLDVNFREDLSRVRKGNGAENLSIARRATLNLLQKDKTSKVSLRKRRFIASCRKDYLLDLVNAKEILHA, from the coding sequence ATGGAAGGATTCATTCATTCTTCATCTATTATGATGCATTTTTCGAAATTACCAGACCCAAGAAAGGCGCGCAATCAACTAGATAGCCTTCATGATATTATCAGCACATCTATCCTAGCCATGCTATGTGGACAAGATGATTACATGGGCTTTAGCTTGTGGACACAGATGAACCTCGATTGGTTACAATCTGTTAATATCTGCAAATATGGAGCTCCTTCTCATGATACCTATGAGAGGTTTTTTGCCTTTTTAAATCCTCATTCGTTCCGTACATGTTTTATGCAGTGGACTCAGTCCATAGCTCAGGCATTTGGAGGAGACAGTATTGCCATTGACGGCAAGACATTATGCGGTTCTGGTAATAAGACAATAGATCCTATCCATATGGTAAGCGCTTTTGCTTCTGAGCAAAGTCTTGTGTTAGGACATCTTAAATGTTCTGGAAAAGGAAAGGAACTAGAGACCATTCAAAGCCTGCTTACCATATTAAATATTAAAGGAGTTTTTGTAACAATCGATGCAGCCGGTTGTCACAAAATAGTAGTAGAACAGATTTGTTCCCAGGGAGGAGATTATGTTATTGCCCTTAAAGGCAATCAAGGCCACTTACATGCAGAAGCTCATAACTTTTTTGAACAAGCACAGAACGTTATACCTGAAGAAGCTAGCTGTGATTATTGGCGGTCTGAAAAATGTACTCGAGGACGTAGTGAGATAAGAGAAGTATGGGCGACTGAAAAATTAGATTGGTTACCTCAGCGTCAGATTTGGAAGAAGCTACATAGCTTGATATGCGTAAAAGTACAGAAGAAATCGCAAGAGAGGAATAGCTGTGAAATTCGGTATTTTATTTCAAGTCTACCTGCTAATACAGAACGTCTTGCAAAGGAAGTGCGTAATCACTGGAGCATCGAAAACAAATTGCATTGGCAACTTGATGTTAATTTCCGAGAGGATTTAAGTCGTGTTAGAAAAGGAAATGGAGCTGAAAATCTATCTATAGCCCGACGGGCTACTTTGAATCTTTTACAAAAAGATAAGACAAGCAAGGTCAGTTTACGTAAACGGCGCTTCATTGCATCATGTCGTAAAGATTATTTATTAGATCTGGTAAATGCAAAGGAAATTCTTCATGCTTAA
- a CDS encoding ribonucleotide-diphosphate reductase subunit beta, which yields MKDVKVANKEIITMSKTTDTRKRVNVAQKKLINCNQVDVNQLMPLKYHWAWEHYMNGCANHWMPTEVPMTKDIELWKAKTLSEDERRVIMRNLGFFSTAESLVGNNIVLAIFKHVTNPEVRQYLLRQAFEEAIHTHSFVYICESLNLDQGLVFNMYNEISSIKAKDEFQMQLTAEVLNPNFSTDTTQGAQKFLENLIGYYLIMEGIFFYSGFVMILSFHRQNKMTGIGEQFQYILRDETIHLNFGIDLINGIKEENPNLWTFEFQNQIIRKIKHAVELEIAYAQDCLLRGILGLTSSMFREYVQYIADRRLERIGLKAVYHSKNSFPWMSETMDLGKEKNFFETRVTEYQSASSLTW from the coding sequence ATGAAGGATGTGAAAGTTGCCAATAAGGAGATCATAACTATGAGCAAAACTACAGACACAAGAAAACGGGTTAATGTAGCACAAAAAAAACTGATTAACTGCAATCAAGTAGATGTAAACCAACTCATGCCTCTTAAATACCATTGGGCATGGGAGCATTATATGAATGGTTGCGCCAATCATTGGATGCCTACAGAAGTTCCTATGACCAAAGATATTGAACTTTGGAAAGCTAAAACTTTAAGCGAAGATGAACGTAGAGTGATTATGCGTAACTTAGGATTTTTCAGCACTGCTGAGAGTTTAGTTGGCAATAATATTGTACTTGCTATCTTTAAGCATGTGACAAACCCTGAAGTGCGTCAATACCTGCTACGTCAGGCATTTGAAGAAGCCATTCATACCCATTCCTTTGTCTATATCTGTGAATCTTTAAACCTTGATCAAGGTTTAGTGTTCAATATGTATAATGAAATCTCTAGCATTAAAGCTAAAGATGAATTTCAAATGCAGCTAACAGCTGAAGTTTTGAATCCTAATTTCTCAACCGATACAACACAAGGAGCGCAAAAGTTCCTCGAAAATCTAATTGGTTATTACCTCATTATGGAAGGGATTTTCTTCTATAGTGGCTTTGTCATGATTCTCTCTTTCCATCGCCAAAATAAAATGACAGGAATTGGTGAACAATTTCAATACATCTTACGCGATGAGACCATCCATTTAAATTTTGGTATCGATCTCATTAATGGAATTAAAGAAGAAAATCCAAATCTTTGGACTTTCGAGTTTCAAAATCAGATTATTCGAAAAATTAAGCACGCTGTTGAATTAGAGATTGCTTACGCTCAAGATTGCCTTCTTAGAGGAATTCTTGGTCTTACCTCTTCTATGTTCCGCGAGTATGTGCAATATATTGCAGATCGTAGATTAGAGAGAATTGGTCTTAAAGCGGTCTATCACTCAAAAAATTCATTCCCTTGGATGAGTGAAACAATGGATCTCGGTAAAGAGAAAAACTTCTTTGAAACCCGTGTGACAGAATACCAGTCAGCTTCGTCCCTTACCTGGTAA
- a CDS encoding helix-turn-helix domain-containing protein, with the protein MKKLTPSQRADLEHKLKHPKDYSERNRLCVILGYDEGISTKNLAKALRISPITVQEYLREYDSENKTGSSPRGGSKSKLSQDQTESLLKHLQEKT; encoded by the coding sequence ATGAAAAAACTGACCCCTAGCCAGAGAGCTGACTTAGAACACAAGTTAAAGCATCCAAAAGACTATTCTGAACGGAATAGGCTTTGTGTAATTTTGGGCTATGATGAGGGTATCTCAACAAAAAATCTTGCTAAAGCACTTCGGATAAGCCCTATCACTGTTCAGGAATACCTCAGAGAATATGATTCCGAAAATAAAACTGGAAGTAGCCCTCGAGGCGGTAGCAAATCAAAACTTTCACAAGACCAAACAGAGTCTCTACTAAAACACCTACAGGAAAAGACCTAA